A window of Daphnia pulicaria isolate SC F1-1A chromosome 10, SC_F0-13Bv2, whole genome shotgun sequence contains these coding sequences:
- the LOC124314417 gene encoding protein hu-li tai shao-like isoform X4, which yields MAAEAATTMAAAEQKLNGLDEQQLNGCEFDPNAVVDEDDLKKLRPPDIDADVRDMERRRRVEVMMGSRTFRDDLERIVDQQLREGGAAGLFALQQHISDLTGMGTHRGLGGGGGGGARCVIPINDIKGVDFPSYVKGEKIIRCKLAALYRLVDLFGWSQSIYNHITVRVSQEQEHFLLNPFGLLYSEVTASSLIKVDMQGNVVDPGTTNFGVNIAGFVLHSAIHAARPDAKCVVHIHHPACVAISALKCGFLPVSQESVLIGEVSYHDYYGILVDPEERESIARNLGPLNKVMFLRNHGLVILGETIEEAFFRACNTVLACESQIRMMPVGLDNLIMISEDAKRRSQEVAKRANEFTRAGRNNVTLTGVETGEQPEQEEVKEKPRTREVKWRQGDMEFEAYMRMLDNSGYRSGYPYRVHSVRTELPRQKHDVEVPPAVSSFGYLIEEDELYKNSPLRKLLDGRRTLDKNRWINSPNVYQKVEVVEQGTQDPKKITKWVPDGSPTHSSTPFKLEIAHQFVPMGTTSKEFKQKQKQIKENRRQGGISAGPQSHILEGVSWDEAQKLQDANTSGTGDHVVVVGAASKGIIQRDFQHHAMVYRTPYAKNPFDSVSDQEIEEYKRQVEMSQKGISEEHEVSYSTTEAPTMEPLVAESVVLSPSGEPVHPERKSSPTSPRPLSDDEASPRVVEVAVKHVPQEDHAQRQLLPADGAEVNGDEIDNPQSQVSQSSRDESSARDMSTEDSPSKSKDKKKKKGLRTPSFLKKKSKEKKKPTPEA from the exons ATGGCAGCCGAAGCAGCTACTACgatggctgctgctgaacAAAAGTTGAATGGATTGGACGAGCAGCAGCTCAACGGTTGCGAATTTGACCCCAACGCCGTGGTGGATGAGGacgatttaaagaaattacgGCCGCCAGATATCGACGCCGACGTCCGCGACATGGAACGTCGACGAAGAGTCGAAGTCATGATGGGCAGCAGGACCTTTCGCGATGACTTGGAGAGGATCGTTGACCAGCAGTTGAGAGAAGGAGGGGCTGCCGGACTCTTTGCTCTTCAACAGCACATTTCAGACTTGACCGGAATGG GTACCCATCGAGGGTTGGGCGGCGGTGGAGGTGGTGGAGCGCGTTGCGTTATCCCCATCAACGATATTAAAGGCGTGGATTTCCCCAGTTACGTTAAAGGAGAAAAGATCATTCGGTGCAAGTTGGCAGCCCTCTACCGGCTGGTCGACCTTTTCGGCTGGTCGCAATCTATTTACAATCACATTACG GTTCGCGTGAGCCAGGAGCAGGAGCACTTTCTATTGAACCCGTTTGGTCTGCTGTACAGCGAAGTAACGGCCTCTTCCCTGATTAAGGTCGACatgcag GGCAATGTGGTCGACCCAGGAACAACGAACTTTGGAGTCAACATTGCCGGTTTCGTCCTACATTCGGCCATCCACGCTGCCCGCCCGGACGCCAAATGTGTCGTCCACATCCACCATCCAGCTTGCGTCGCC ATCTCCGCCCTGAAATGCGGGTTCCTTCCCGTCAGTCAGGAGAGCGTGTTGATCGGGGAAGTGAGCTACCACGACTACTACGGCATTTTGGTGGATCCTGAAGAGCGTGAGTCGATCGCACGGAATCTCGGCCCCTTGAACAAA GTGATGTTCCTCCGCAATCATGGCCTAGTCATCCTTGGCGAGACCATCGAGGAGGCATTTTTTCGCGCCTGCAATACCGTCCTGGCCTGCGAGTCACAAATCAGAATGATGCCCGTCGGTCTCGACAATTTGATCATGATTTCAGAGGACGCCAAACGACGCTCTCAG GAGGTAGCCAAGAGAGCCAACGAGTTCACTAGAGCCGGACGCAATAATGTTACATTGACTGGAGTCGAGACTGGAGAGCAACCCGAACAAGAAGAGGTTAAAGAGAAACCTCGGACTCGCGAGGTCAAGTGGCGACAGGGCGACATGGAATTCGAAGCTTACATGCGGATGTTGGATAACTCT gGTTACCGAAGTGGATATCCGTACCGCGTCCATTCAGTGAGAACGGAACTGCCCAGGCAGAAACATGACGTCGAAGTCCCACCGGCCGTCTCTTCCTTTGGTTATTTGATCGAGGAAGACGAGCTATACAAAAACag CCCACTCAGAAAGTTGCTAGACGGACGTCGAACCCTGGATAAGAACCGCTGGATCAATTCACCCAACGTCTACCAAAAAGTGGAAGTAGTCGAGCAAGGAACGCAGGATCCCAAGAAGATCACCAAG TGGGTACCCGATGGCTCTCCGACTCACAGCAGCACTCCGTTCAAGTTGGAGATTGCCCACCAATTTGTTCCCATGGGCACGACATCGAAGGAATTTAAACAGAAGCAGAAGCAGATCAAAGAGAACCGTCGCCAAGGTGGCATCAGTGCCGGCCCCCAGTCGCACATTTTGGAAGGTGTCAGTTGGGACGAAGCTCAAAAATTACAA GACGCTAATACAAGCGGCACAGGCGACCATGTAGTTGTTGTCGGTGCAGCATCAAAAGGCATCATTCAACGTGACTTCCAGCACCACGCCATGGTCTACAG AACTCCGTACGCCAAGAATCCCTTTGATTCCGTCTCGGATCAAGAGATTGAGGAATACAAAAGACAAGTGGAGATGTCTCAGAAGGGTATTTCAG AGGAACACGAAGTCAGTTACTCAACTACGGAAGCTCCCACGATGGAGCCTCTTGTAGCCGAGTCTGTCGTACTATCTCCAAGTGGTGAGCCAGTCCACCCCGAACGGAAATCATCACCAACATCGCCACGGCCGCTAAGTGACGACGAAG CAAGTCCACGAGTAGTTGAGGTGGCTGTGAAACACGTGCCGCAAGAAGATCACGCACAACGCCAACTTCTCCCGGCAGACG GCGCTGAAGTGAATGGCGACGAAATAGACAACCCACAGAGCCAGGTGTCGCAGAGTAGCCGCGACGAATCGTCAGCTCGCGACATGTCGACGGAAGATTCTCCCTCCAAATCCaaggacaagaagaagaagaaaggactTCGAACACCATCCTTCCTCAAGAAGAAAagcaaggagaagaagaagccaacaCCAGAAGCTTGA
- the LOC124314417 gene encoding protein hu-li tai shao-like isoform X5 gives MAAEAATTMAAAEQKLNGLDEQQLNGCEFDPNAVVDEDDLKKLRPPDIDADVRDMERRRRVEVMMGSRTFRDDLERIVDQQLREGGAAGLFALQQHISDLTGMGTHRGLGGGGGGGARCVIPINDIKGVDFPSYVKGEKIIRCKLAALYRLVDLFGWSQSIYNHITVRVSQEQEHFLLNPFGLLYSEVTASSLIKVDMQGNVVDPGTTNFGVNIAGFVLHSAIHAARPDAKCVVHIHHPACVAISALKCGFLPVSQESVLIGEVSYHDYYGILVDPEERESIARNLGPLNKVMFLRNHGLVILGETIEEAFFRACNTVLACESQIRMMPVGLDNLIMISEDAKRRSQEVAKRANEFTRAGRNNVTLTGVETGEQPEQEEVKEKPRTREVKWRQGDMEFEAYMRMLDNSGYRSGYPYRVHSVRTELPRQKHDVEVPPAVSSFGYLIEEDELYKNSPLRKLLDGRRTLDKNRWINSPNVYQKVEVVEQGTQDPKKITKWVPDGSPTHSSTPFKLEIAHQFVPMGTTSKEFKQKQKQIKENRRQGGISAGPQSHILEGVSWDEAQKLQDANTSGTGDHVVVVGAASKGIIQRDFQHHAMVYRTPYAKNPFDSVSDQEIEEYKRQVEMSQKGISEEHEVSYSTTEAPTMEPLVAESVVLSPSGEPVHPERKSSPTSPRPLSDDEGAEVNGDEIDNPQSQVSQSSRDESSARDMSTEDSPSKSKDKKKKKGLRTPSFLKKKSKEKKKPTPEA, from the exons ATGGCAGCCGAAGCAGCTACTACgatggctgctgctgaacAAAAGTTGAATGGATTGGACGAGCAGCAGCTCAACGGTTGCGAATTTGACCCCAACGCCGTGGTGGATGAGGacgatttaaagaaattacgGCCGCCAGATATCGACGCCGACGTCCGCGACATGGAACGTCGACGAAGAGTCGAAGTCATGATGGGCAGCAGGACCTTTCGCGATGACTTGGAGAGGATCGTTGACCAGCAGTTGAGAGAAGGAGGGGCTGCCGGACTCTTTGCTCTTCAACAGCACATTTCAGACTTGACCGGAATGG GTACCCATCGAGGGTTGGGCGGCGGTGGAGGTGGTGGAGCGCGTTGCGTTATCCCCATCAACGATATTAAAGGCGTGGATTTCCCCAGTTACGTTAAAGGAGAAAAGATCATTCGGTGCAAGTTGGCAGCCCTCTACCGGCTGGTCGACCTTTTCGGCTGGTCGCAATCTATTTACAATCACATTACG GTTCGCGTGAGCCAGGAGCAGGAGCACTTTCTATTGAACCCGTTTGGTCTGCTGTACAGCGAAGTAACGGCCTCTTCCCTGATTAAGGTCGACatgcag GGCAATGTGGTCGACCCAGGAACAACGAACTTTGGAGTCAACATTGCCGGTTTCGTCCTACATTCGGCCATCCACGCTGCCCGCCCGGACGCCAAATGTGTCGTCCACATCCACCATCCAGCTTGCGTCGCC ATCTCCGCCCTGAAATGCGGGTTCCTTCCCGTCAGTCAGGAGAGCGTGTTGATCGGGGAAGTGAGCTACCACGACTACTACGGCATTTTGGTGGATCCTGAAGAGCGTGAGTCGATCGCACGGAATCTCGGCCCCTTGAACAAA GTGATGTTCCTCCGCAATCATGGCCTAGTCATCCTTGGCGAGACCATCGAGGAGGCATTTTTTCGCGCCTGCAATACCGTCCTGGCCTGCGAGTCACAAATCAGAATGATGCCCGTCGGTCTCGACAATTTGATCATGATTTCAGAGGACGCCAAACGACGCTCTCAG GAGGTAGCCAAGAGAGCCAACGAGTTCACTAGAGCCGGACGCAATAATGTTACATTGACTGGAGTCGAGACTGGAGAGCAACCCGAACAAGAAGAGGTTAAAGAGAAACCTCGGACTCGCGAGGTCAAGTGGCGACAGGGCGACATGGAATTCGAAGCTTACATGCGGATGTTGGATAACTCT gGTTACCGAAGTGGATATCCGTACCGCGTCCATTCAGTGAGAACGGAACTGCCCAGGCAGAAACATGACGTCGAAGTCCCACCGGCCGTCTCTTCCTTTGGTTATTTGATCGAGGAAGACGAGCTATACAAAAACag CCCACTCAGAAAGTTGCTAGACGGACGTCGAACCCTGGATAAGAACCGCTGGATCAATTCACCCAACGTCTACCAAAAAGTGGAAGTAGTCGAGCAAGGAACGCAGGATCCCAAGAAGATCACCAAG TGGGTACCCGATGGCTCTCCGACTCACAGCAGCACTCCGTTCAAGTTGGAGATTGCCCACCAATTTGTTCCCATGGGCACGACATCGAAGGAATTTAAACAGAAGCAGAAGCAGATCAAAGAGAACCGTCGCCAAGGTGGCATCAGTGCCGGCCCCCAGTCGCACATTTTGGAAGGTGTCAGTTGGGACGAAGCTCAAAAATTACAA GACGCTAATACAAGCGGCACAGGCGACCATGTAGTTGTTGTCGGTGCAGCATCAAAAGGCATCATTCAACGTGACTTCCAGCACCACGCCATGGTCTACAG AACTCCGTACGCCAAGAATCCCTTTGATTCCGTCTCGGATCAAGAGATTGAGGAATACAAAAGACAAGTGGAGATGTCTCAGAAGGGTATTTCAG AGGAACACGAAGTCAGTTACTCAACTACGGAAGCTCCCACGATGGAGCCTCTTGTAGCCGAGTCTGTCGTACTATCTCCAAGTGGTGAGCCAGTCCACCCCGAACGGAAATCATCACCAACATCGCCACGGCCGCTAAGTGACGACGAAG GCGCTGAAGTGAATGGCGACGAAATAGACAACCCACAGAGCCAGGTGTCGCAGAGTAGCCGCGACGAATCGTCAGCTCGCGACATGTCGACGGAAGATTCTCCCTCCAAATCCaaggacaagaagaagaagaaaggactTCGAACACCATCCTTCCTCAAGAAGAAAagcaaggagaagaagaagccaacaCCAGAAGCTTGA
- the LOC124314417 gene encoding protein hu-li tai shao-like isoform X2 has translation MAAEAATTMAAAEQKLNGLDEQQLNGCEFDPNAVVDEDDLKKLRPPDIDADVRDMERRRRVEVMMGSRTFRDDLERIVDQQLREGGAAGLFALQQHISDLTGMGTHRGLGGGGGGGARCVIPINDIKGVDFPSYVKGEKIIRCKLAALYRLVDLFGWSQSIYNHITVRVSQEQEHFLLNPFGLLYSEVTASSLIKVDMQGNVVDPGTTNFGVNIAGFVLHSAIHAARPDAKCVVHIHHPACVAISALKCGFLPVSQESVLIGEVSYHDYYGILVDPEERESIARNLGPLNKVMFLRNHGLVILGETIEEAFFRACNTVLACESQIRMMPVGLDNLIMISEDAKRRSQEVAKRANEFTRAGRNNVTLTGVETGEQPEQEEVKEKPRTREVKWRQGDMEFEAYMRMLDNSGYRSGYPYRVHSVRTELPRQKHDVEVPPAVSSFGYLIEEDELYKNSPLRKLLDGRRTLDKNRWINSPNVYQKVEVVEQGTQDPKKITKWVPDGSPTHSSTPFKLEIAHQFVPMGTTSKEFKQKQKQIKENRRQGGISAGPQSHILEGVSWDEAQKLQDANTSGTGDHVVVVGAASKGIIQRDFQHHAMVYRTPYAKNPFDSVSDQEIEEYKRQVEMSQKGISEEHEVSYSTTEAPTMEPLVAESVVLSPSGEPVHPERKSSPTSPRPLSDDEASPRVVEVAVKHVPQEDHAQRQLLPADGSGDAWDMFKRRSWSLGRDKRKHQNKGAEVNGDEIDNPQSQVSQSSRDESSARDMSTEDSPSKSKDKKKKKGLRTPSFLKKKSKEKKKPTPEA, from the exons ATGGCAGCCGAAGCAGCTACTACgatggctgctgctgaacAAAAGTTGAATGGATTGGACGAGCAGCAGCTCAACGGTTGCGAATTTGACCCCAACGCCGTGGTGGATGAGGacgatttaaagaaattacgGCCGCCAGATATCGACGCCGACGTCCGCGACATGGAACGTCGACGAAGAGTCGAAGTCATGATGGGCAGCAGGACCTTTCGCGATGACTTGGAGAGGATCGTTGACCAGCAGTTGAGAGAAGGAGGGGCTGCCGGACTCTTTGCTCTTCAACAGCACATTTCAGACTTGACCGGAATGG GTACCCATCGAGGGTTGGGCGGCGGTGGAGGTGGTGGAGCGCGTTGCGTTATCCCCATCAACGATATTAAAGGCGTGGATTTCCCCAGTTACGTTAAAGGAGAAAAGATCATTCGGTGCAAGTTGGCAGCCCTCTACCGGCTGGTCGACCTTTTCGGCTGGTCGCAATCTATTTACAATCACATTACG GTTCGCGTGAGCCAGGAGCAGGAGCACTTTCTATTGAACCCGTTTGGTCTGCTGTACAGCGAAGTAACGGCCTCTTCCCTGATTAAGGTCGACatgcag GGCAATGTGGTCGACCCAGGAACAACGAACTTTGGAGTCAACATTGCCGGTTTCGTCCTACATTCGGCCATCCACGCTGCCCGCCCGGACGCCAAATGTGTCGTCCACATCCACCATCCAGCTTGCGTCGCC ATCTCCGCCCTGAAATGCGGGTTCCTTCCCGTCAGTCAGGAGAGCGTGTTGATCGGGGAAGTGAGCTACCACGACTACTACGGCATTTTGGTGGATCCTGAAGAGCGTGAGTCGATCGCACGGAATCTCGGCCCCTTGAACAAA GTGATGTTCCTCCGCAATCATGGCCTAGTCATCCTTGGCGAGACCATCGAGGAGGCATTTTTTCGCGCCTGCAATACCGTCCTGGCCTGCGAGTCACAAATCAGAATGATGCCCGTCGGTCTCGACAATTTGATCATGATTTCAGAGGACGCCAAACGACGCTCTCAG GAGGTAGCCAAGAGAGCCAACGAGTTCACTAGAGCCGGACGCAATAATGTTACATTGACTGGAGTCGAGACTGGAGAGCAACCCGAACAAGAAGAGGTTAAAGAGAAACCTCGGACTCGCGAGGTCAAGTGGCGACAGGGCGACATGGAATTCGAAGCTTACATGCGGATGTTGGATAACTCT gGTTACCGAAGTGGATATCCGTACCGCGTCCATTCAGTGAGAACGGAACTGCCCAGGCAGAAACATGACGTCGAAGTCCCACCGGCCGTCTCTTCCTTTGGTTATTTGATCGAGGAAGACGAGCTATACAAAAACag CCCACTCAGAAAGTTGCTAGACGGACGTCGAACCCTGGATAAGAACCGCTGGATCAATTCACCCAACGTCTACCAAAAAGTGGAAGTAGTCGAGCAAGGAACGCAGGATCCCAAGAAGATCACCAAG TGGGTACCCGATGGCTCTCCGACTCACAGCAGCACTCCGTTCAAGTTGGAGATTGCCCACCAATTTGTTCCCATGGGCACGACATCGAAGGAATTTAAACAGAAGCAGAAGCAGATCAAAGAGAACCGTCGCCAAGGTGGCATCAGTGCCGGCCCCCAGTCGCACATTTTGGAAGGTGTCAGTTGGGACGAAGCTCAAAAATTACAA GACGCTAATACAAGCGGCACAGGCGACCATGTAGTTGTTGTCGGTGCAGCATCAAAAGGCATCATTCAACGTGACTTCCAGCACCACGCCATGGTCTACAG AACTCCGTACGCCAAGAATCCCTTTGATTCCGTCTCGGATCAAGAGATTGAGGAATACAAAAGACAAGTGGAGATGTCTCAGAAGGGTATTTCAG AGGAACACGAAGTCAGTTACTCAACTACGGAAGCTCCCACGATGGAGCCTCTTGTAGCCGAGTCTGTCGTACTATCTCCAAGTGGTGAGCCAGTCCACCCCGAACGGAAATCATCACCAACATCGCCACGGCCGCTAAGTGACGACGAAG CAAGTCCACGAGTAGTTGAGGTGGCTGTGAAACACGTGCCGCAAGAAGATCACGCACAACGCCAACTTCTCCCGGCAGACG GGTCGGGCGATGCTTGGGACATGTTCAAGCGTCGCTCGTGGTCGCTGGGCCGCGACAAGAGGAAACACCAGAATAAAG GCGCTGAAGTGAATGGCGACGAAATAGACAACCCACAGAGCCAGGTGTCGCAGAGTAGCCGCGACGAATCGTCAGCTCGCGACATGTCGACGGAAGATTCTCCCTCCAAATCCaaggacaagaagaagaagaaaggactTCGAACACCATCCTTCCTCAAGAAGAAAagcaaggagaagaagaagccaacaCCAGAAGCTTGA
- the LOC124314417 gene encoding protein hu-li tai shao-like isoform X1: MAAEAATTMAAAEQKLNGLDEQQLNGCEFDPNAVVDEDDLKKLRPPDIDADVRDMERRRRVEVMMGSRTFRDDLERIVDQQLREGGAAGLFALQQHISDLTGMGTHRGLGGGGGGGARCVIPINDIKGVDFPSYVKGEKIIRCKLAALYRLVDLFGWSQSIYNHITVRVSQEQEHFLLNPFGLLYSEVTASSLIKVDMQGNVVDPGTTNFGVNIAGFVLHSAIHAARPDAKCVVHIHHPACVAISALKCGFLPVSQESVLIGEVSYHDYYGILVDPEERESIARNLGPLNKVMFLRNHGLVILGETIEEAFFRACNTVLACESQIRMMPVGLDNLIMISEDAKRRSQEVAKRANEFTRAGRNNVTLTGVETGEQPEQEEVKEKPRTREVKWRQGDMEFEAYMRMLDNSGYRSGYPYRVHSVRTELPRQKHDVEVPPAVSSFGYLIEEDELYKNSPLRKLLDGRRTLDKNRWINSPNVYQKVEVVEQGTQDPKKITKWVPDGSPTHSSTPFKLEIAHQFVPMGTTSKEFKQKQKQIKENRRQGGISAGPQSHILEGVSWDEAQKLQDANTSGTGDHVVVVGAASKGIIQRDFQHHAMVYRTPYAKNPFDSVSDQEIEEYKRQVEMSQKGISEEHEVSYSTTEAPTMEPLVAESVVLSPSGEPVHPERKSSPTSPRPLSDDEASPRVVEVAVKHVPQEDHAQRQLLPADDTTGAESPEPFAERSKSARLPRDGSGDAWDMFKRRSWSLGRDKRKHQNKGAEVNGDEIDNPQSQVSQSSRDESSARDMSTEDSPSKSKDKKKKKGLRTPSFLKKKSKEKKKPTPEA; encoded by the exons ATGGCAGCCGAAGCAGCTACTACgatggctgctgctgaacAAAAGTTGAATGGATTGGACGAGCAGCAGCTCAACGGTTGCGAATTTGACCCCAACGCCGTGGTGGATGAGGacgatttaaagaaattacgGCCGCCAGATATCGACGCCGACGTCCGCGACATGGAACGTCGACGAAGAGTCGAAGTCATGATGGGCAGCAGGACCTTTCGCGATGACTTGGAGAGGATCGTTGACCAGCAGTTGAGAGAAGGAGGGGCTGCCGGACTCTTTGCTCTTCAACAGCACATTTCAGACTTGACCGGAATGG GTACCCATCGAGGGTTGGGCGGCGGTGGAGGTGGTGGAGCGCGTTGCGTTATCCCCATCAACGATATTAAAGGCGTGGATTTCCCCAGTTACGTTAAAGGAGAAAAGATCATTCGGTGCAAGTTGGCAGCCCTCTACCGGCTGGTCGACCTTTTCGGCTGGTCGCAATCTATTTACAATCACATTACG GTTCGCGTGAGCCAGGAGCAGGAGCACTTTCTATTGAACCCGTTTGGTCTGCTGTACAGCGAAGTAACGGCCTCTTCCCTGATTAAGGTCGACatgcag GGCAATGTGGTCGACCCAGGAACAACGAACTTTGGAGTCAACATTGCCGGTTTCGTCCTACATTCGGCCATCCACGCTGCCCGCCCGGACGCCAAATGTGTCGTCCACATCCACCATCCAGCTTGCGTCGCC ATCTCCGCCCTGAAATGCGGGTTCCTTCCCGTCAGTCAGGAGAGCGTGTTGATCGGGGAAGTGAGCTACCACGACTACTACGGCATTTTGGTGGATCCTGAAGAGCGTGAGTCGATCGCACGGAATCTCGGCCCCTTGAACAAA GTGATGTTCCTCCGCAATCATGGCCTAGTCATCCTTGGCGAGACCATCGAGGAGGCATTTTTTCGCGCCTGCAATACCGTCCTGGCCTGCGAGTCACAAATCAGAATGATGCCCGTCGGTCTCGACAATTTGATCATGATTTCAGAGGACGCCAAACGACGCTCTCAG GAGGTAGCCAAGAGAGCCAACGAGTTCACTAGAGCCGGACGCAATAATGTTACATTGACTGGAGTCGAGACTGGAGAGCAACCCGAACAAGAAGAGGTTAAAGAGAAACCTCGGACTCGCGAGGTCAAGTGGCGACAGGGCGACATGGAATTCGAAGCTTACATGCGGATGTTGGATAACTCT gGTTACCGAAGTGGATATCCGTACCGCGTCCATTCAGTGAGAACGGAACTGCCCAGGCAGAAACATGACGTCGAAGTCCCACCGGCCGTCTCTTCCTTTGGTTATTTGATCGAGGAAGACGAGCTATACAAAAACag CCCACTCAGAAAGTTGCTAGACGGACGTCGAACCCTGGATAAGAACCGCTGGATCAATTCACCCAACGTCTACCAAAAAGTGGAAGTAGTCGAGCAAGGAACGCAGGATCCCAAGAAGATCACCAAG TGGGTACCCGATGGCTCTCCGACTCACAGCAGCACTCCGTTCAAGTTGGAGATTGCCCACCAATTTGTTCCCATGGGCACGACATCGAAGGAATTTAAACAGAAGCAGAAGCAGATCAAAGAGAACCGTCGCCAAGGTGGCATCAGTGCCGGCCCCCAGTCGCACATTTTGGAAGGTGTCAGTTGGGACGAAGCTCAAAAATTACAA GACGCTAATACAAGCGGCACAGGCGACCATGTAGTTGTTGTCGGTGCAGCATCAAAAGGCATCATTCAACGTGACTTCCAGCACCACGCCATGGTCTACAG AACTCCGTACGCCAAGAATCCCTTTGATTCCGTCTCGGATCAAGAGATTGAGGAATACAAAAGACAAGTGGAGATGTCTCAGAAGGGTATTTCAG AGGAACACGAAGTCAGTTACTCAACTACGGAAGCTCCCACGATGGAGCCTCTTGTAGCCGAGTCTGTCGTACTATCTCCAAGTGGTGAGCCAGTCCACCCCGAACGGAAATCATCACCAACATCGCCACGGCCGCTAAGTGACGACGAAG CAAGTCCACGAGTAGTTGAGGTGGCTGTGAAACACGTGCCGCAAGAAGATCACGCACAACGCCAACTTCTCCCGGCAGACG ATACCACAGGGGCCGAGTCGCCTGAGCCTTTTGCCGAGCGCTCGAAATCCGCCCGCCTTCCGCGCGACG GGTCGGGCGATGCTTGGGACATGTTCAAGCGTCGCTCGTGGTCGCTGGGCCGCGACAAGAGGAAACACCAGAATAAAG GCGCTGAAGTGAATGGCGACGAAATAGACAACCCACAGAGCCAGGTGTCGCAGAGTAGCCGCGACGAATCGTCAGCTCGCGACATGTCGACGGAAGATTCTCCCTCCAAATCCaaggacaagaagaagaagaaaggactTCGAACACCATCCTTCCTCAAGAAGAAAagcaaggagaagaagaagccaacaCCAGAAGCTTGA